The sequence CTGAGCATTTAGATTTTAATTTTGTTGGTTAAAATTTTATtagaaattactaagtataagtatataccatcTCAATTAAATAAATAATCATAAATGCAATACCAAAAATAAAATACATGTCCAGTttaatttaattccataatttaactCCTGCTGCTTAGAGTTCATTGGATTGCTCACCCGATTCCTCTATCAAAGATTTCTCCATAGTTATTTATGGGTAGGTCACATTTAGGCAGGTTCGAGCTCTCGTCGTGAAATAATACCATACGCCTAGTAGCTATTGATCTGTCATGTTCTGGTCTCTCGGGGCTTTCCTGCCTCTCCTTATATAGTCCAAGGAGGTGGACGGTTACAGGGGTGAATACGAGTAGATCACATGATAGATCTAATTTGGTAATCTAGTCCTATAAGAATCCAACTCTCTATAATTAAAGTGTGTCTTCCTTATCCGTTAGAATCATGTTCTATCTGCTTAGGACTCTATCTTTTATGTCTGGATATTGTCCTATCTATTTAGAACTCTAACTTATCTCTCATATTCCAAAATTATTTTTGTCATATTTATACTTCTAGAGTCCTACTCATATTAACCCTTCCAATAATCATGTTAACTAAGTCCAGAACACTCGGTAGAAGACGACTCCAAAGAGTGGGTCCTACGCGTCATCGCTACGATTGAGTCCATGTGACTTGACAAAACTTTAAAATTGTGCAAAAATCGTGGTATTAATTTTTCTTCCTATTTATATCCTAAAATTTGGGAAATTTCAGGGTGTGACACAGTTAGGACTGGGCATTCAGggttttttttttgaaattttgGTTTCATTTTtggttttttaaaaaaatcagTTTTCTAGACATTAGAAACCGATTGGTTTTCTAGGAAATGAAAATTCGAGAAGTTCGGTTTCGAttttttacttcggtttttcggtaaaatcaaataccaaacttatactcaagAAAACACATACAACAAATTTACACAatagattacacataattttaaaaagtaaaaGTTATATATGTACAAATATTTAGAGATACACCATACATCACAtataaataagtgaataacaatttaattgctTCACACATTTAGTTTATATAATCGAATAGTCAAATTTtagaattgataaagtttggtattTGGTTTTTTGGTATTTCGGTTTGATATATGGTGAAAACTGATTACGATATTGAAAACCAAACTTCTTTGATACAAAAACCGAACTACCAAAAAACtgaaatttcggttcggttcgATTCGATTTTCGGTTTATAGTAAAAGAGTGTCCACTCGTGACACTATTGGTCATCACGGAAGAGACGAAAGTCATATTCTGATCCAAGACCGTTGAAAAGGTAGGTGAGCACGTCATCGTCACTGAGAGGAGCATCAACAGCGGCAAGATCAGAGACAACGCTCGTTATCTTGCGAAAGTAGTCGACAACATATAGATCTTGTTTCTTCGTAGTAACAAGGTTCGGCATAGATCTAAACCTTGCGTGCTTGATAGAAGATGCAAACTTAGGGTGTGTTTGAGTTGAAGAATTAATCTACTTTAGATAAGGTAGTATATCATGAGTCTATTCCATAAATTTGGTGAAATGGACCCATTTATCatatattattactaattattagcttataaAGAATAAAATGCTGatggatcaatttattttattccACAAACCGAACAAGAAAGTGATGAGTGAGAAGATAATGGATTATATCATTCCTTAAACCAAACTCTGTTACTATGAAGGGAGTCTCCGACCTCTATAGATGACAGTGGCACGCTGAGGACCTGTTGGTCCTGATCATACCGGTGTTCATACATCGGCTTCACCAGCAAACGTAAACGACTGCAACGGCATTGAGCAGTTAAACACACACACAAGGAGAAAAAGAAATAATCTGGAGTTAAACGAAGCCAACCACCTCTATATTAGGGTATGGAATCACACATACAACACATATATAACCGCCCTTTGATGCTCTACATTTTCTCATTGTGTACAGAAAAAAAATATATCCTCCTCAAATATATCTCCTCTATGTCATCTAGCATCTATAATTTATATGACCGAATATTAACGTTGCTACTCTTGGCGCAACATGCCCAATATAACACGAGAATCATGTAAACCTAGTCTAGATGCCGTCTGGAAACATAGACGCCATGCGTCTGATCTTCGGAATGTTCTAGCTAGCAGGGGCCAATACTACAGTCCTGCTCTGCTCTGCTTCCAAAGCTGTAGAGGCTGGTGCCAACCTAATGTAAAGCTCCTTCATGAACACTTCCCGCTTTCTGGGCCTCCTGGAGTTCAGGAAAAATCATGCGCGTAGCAGTTTATTAGTCGCGAGCCGGCTTGTTTCTCCAAGCAGCAATGGGCTTTGGAATGTTGTCAAAACGAGGGATCGGGAGAGGAAGAGCAAAAGCATCTGTATTTATGCTCCACTTGCTCGCTGACCATATGGATGAACTGGTGTTGGTCTCTGGCTCCTGGAACTCCGGAGTGCTGGATGATTTCCTTACAGTTTGCAAACCATTGCCAAACAAAGGCTCCGCCATTGCAAAAAGATTCTGCTGGCTCTTGTTCATGTCTGGTCGATTGCTAGACTTTGGCCTCAGAGCCAAGCCTTTTCCAACGCTTGCCAGAAAGTCACCACCATTTTCCTCCCTCGGTAACAGCTCAccatcagctttctggcgccgtcTTATGAACCTTTCACTGTCACCGTTCTCATCAGTACCACCATCAAGAAAAGAACCTATCATCAAGCTTCTGTTTTTCCTATTCTGAAGAGGGAAGGGGTCGGAATTTGGTGGCTCCAGCCACGGCTCAACATCCAAAAAAGCAGATTTGCCTTTACTGTGAACTGCCATCTCAGTGCCCTCACTTGTTTGATCTCTCTTTGGAGGTGGTTCAAGGCCATAGTATCCCTGCAGAAGACTCATAGCTGGCGAAACTTTGGAATTTGGTGTTTTCAATATTGATTCCAAGATATCAtcatgaatgcgacgtggagtacaTTCCCTGAAACGATAATATCATTATGTCATGTAAAGTGTACCATAGAAATAGCAAAAATGGCCCTATCTGGAGAAGACTTTATACAATGTAATTAACTATAACTGTTGTGGAAAACCTTGACTCGACAAGATATAAAGAAGCACTTGCTGCAATAGTAACTAGAAAGGCTAAGATTTTGTGGTGCATAATGACTGAAAACACTGCCACTGTATTCACCCAAAATGTCTCACAAATGTCAAATGTCTGAAGTGCATCTAACTCTGTGAGATTATTTTAGATAGGTACAGATCATAAATGCTTCAATGCTTGAAGATTACCACAGGCACATAAGCAGAAGCCAAATAAGATGTATTTGCATAGTGGTTCACATGAACCGTTAGCTCCTATAGTGCTCTTCACATGTGACTTATGTCCATAGCTAATACTGCAGTCACGTGAAGACAGCTTAAAATAGCCAATATAAATATGATACACCGTCTCAGATATGCCACATGAACGTTCGTTCATACTGTCAGACCCAAAATATCAAGTTATATGCCCACTCAATTGATTAGCGGCATGTCACTAAAAGAAAATTGTGGCTACAGAAAGATCCAAGGACTTAAGATTCCTTCGGTTAAAGGGTGTAACGATTGCTGACAGCTCCAACACAAGGTTATTGTGCATATTTATTTTGTTAAAATCAATTTTTCCATAACAAATCAAATCAAACTTCAGTGTGTGGGGTTGGCAGGTAGCAAACAGGCCAAATCATCTGGATAGTACAGAATACCAAAACAACTCAAATAACTCTACAGGGACTGAAAAAACACTTCTAAAATATTAAATGTATACAAGGGAATAGCTGAAGAACAATTGCTGCTTGCATTGAACGCAGAAACAGGACACGACAAAAGCTAATTACTCTAGCTGCATGTTTAGATTGCAGCAAACATGGCAAGCCGTTTTTAAAATTTTATACATCTAGAGTAATGTATTACTACCACATCAATAATTCGAAACCTTTTGGGGCTTGCAAATATGGGAGGACTTCATAACTTATTTTCAGTTTAGCTTCTCTCTCCAATAACAGATCTCAAAGCAACCTCAATAATTGATGTGATAGGTGAACGTTCCCGTGATTGTAGacagttttttttttttgcaacaaCCAT is a genomic window of Zea mays cultivar B73 chromosome 5, Zm-B73-REFERENCE-NAM-5.0, whole genome shotgun sequence containing:
- the LOC100283704 gene encoding lysM domain containing protein is translated as MIRPHLPKDPAFPRTNGSLDGGARGLGEIEEVGAAATVAVEQSPSQSSSPSASSPAAAMSSCGQYMLHRVRKLDTLAGVAIKYGVEVADIKRLNGLSTDLQMFAHKTLRIPLPGRHPPSSYQQNGSYESDDRECTPRRIHDDILESILKTPNSKVSPAMSLLQGYYGLEPPPKRDQTSEGTEMAVHSKGKSAFLDVEPWLEPPNSDPFPLQNRKNRSLMIGSFLDGGTDENGDSERFIRRRQKADGELLPREENGGDFLASVGKGLALRPKSSNRPDMNKSQQNLFAMAEPLFGNGLQTVRKSSSTPEFQEPETNTSSSIWSASKWSINTDAFALPLPIPRFDNIPKPIAAWRNKPARD